Proteins encoded within one genomic window of Micromonospora halotolerans:
- a CDS encoding geranylgeranyl reductase family protein, translated as MIIWDLVVVGGGPAGLSAAHAAARAGVRTLVVERATHPRYKTCGGGLIGTSLTEIADRIEVPAHDRVDRITFTRDGRRGFTRQHSTPLVAMVRREEFDDRLRAAAVAAGVEVREGVAVRAVEQDPDEVRLRLADGDTVRARAVIGADGSSGVTARHVGVTWRQVDLGLELELPVPPAEADRWRGRVLIDWGPVPGSYAWVFPKGDRLTVGVIAARGEGDRTRAYLRDFVARLGLAGVTPEHDSGHLTRCRAEDSPLRRGRVLVAGDAAGLLEPWSREGISFALRSGRLAGEAVAGGDLDTYAREVGLRLVPEMRAGHRLLEVFTRRPDVFHALLATPPGWRMFVRFCQGQASFARVLARRPVRAGLALLDRLPPRQPGAAENAR; from the coding sequence GTGATCATCTGGGACCTCGTCGTGGTCGGTGGCGGCCCCGCCGGCCTCTCCGCCGCGCACGCGGCGGCCCGGGCCGGCGTCCGCACCCTGGTGGTCGAGCGGGCCACCCATCCCCGGTACAAGACCTGCGGCGGCGGTCTCATCGGCACGTCGCTGACCGAGATCGCCGACCGGATCGAGGTGCCCGCGCACGACCGCGTCGACCGGATCACCTTCACCCGCGACGGGCGACGCGGCTTCACCCGCCAGCACTCCACGCCGCTGGTGGCCATGGTCCGCCGCGAGGAGTTCGACGACCGGCTGCGCGCCGCCGCGGTCGCTGCCGGCGTCGAGGTTCGCGAGGGCGTCGCGGTCCGCGCCGTCGAGCAGGACCCCGACGAGGTACGCCTGCGGCTGGCCGACGGCGACACGGTGCGCGCCCGCGCGGTGATCGGGGCCGACGGCTCGTCGGGCGTGACCGCCCGGCACGTCGGGGTGACGTGGCGGCAGGTCGACCTCGGGCTGGAGCTGGAGCTGCCGGTCCCACCCGCCGAGGCGGACCGCTGGCGCGGGCGGGTGCTCATCGACTGGGGGCCGGTCCCCGGCTCGTACGCCTGGGTCTTCCCGAAGGGCGACCGGCTCACCGTCGGTGTCATCGCCGCCCGGGGCGAGGGTGACCGCACCCGCGCCTACCTGCGTGACTTCGTGGCCCGCCTGGGCCTGGCCGGGGTCACCCCGGAGCACGACTCGGGGCACCTGACCCGGTGCCGGGCGGAGGACTCGCCGCTGCGCCGCGGCCGGGTCCTGGTCGCCGGCGACGCGGCGGGCCTGCTGGAGCCGTGGAGCCGGGAGGGCATCAGCTTCGCCCTGCGGTCGGGCCGGCTGGCCGGCGAGGCGGTGGCCGGCGGCGACCTCGACACCTACGCACGGGAGGTCGGCCTCCGGCTGGTGCCGGAGATGCGGGCCGGGCACCGGCTGCTGGAGGTCTTCACCCGGCGGCCCGACGTGTTCCACGCCCTGCTGGCGACCCCGCCGGGTTGGCGGATGTTCGTGCGGTTCTGCCAGGGGCAGGCCAGCTTCGCGCGGGTGCTGGCCCGCCGCCCGGTGCGGGCCGGCCTGGCCCTGCTGGACCGGCTGCCGCCGCGGCAGCCGGGCGCCGCTGAGAACGCGCGGTAG
- a CDS encoding bifunctional metallophosphatase/5'-nucleotidase — MTSSSGASRRQVLAVAAAAATAPLIAGAPAEAKPKPPKTWDLTVLGTSDTHGNVYNWDYYRDAEFDDSKHNDVGVAKLATLVNQIRAQRTGKATLVLDAGDTIQGTPLATYYAKQEPITSTGETHPMANAMNVLKYDAVTLGNHEFNYGLPLLATWIGQLGFPALAANAINEKTGKPAFLPYVIKEVDLGGHDAPKLKVGILGLTNPGVAIWDKGNVEGKLVFADMVATAATWVPVMRERGADLVIISAHGGDSGTSSYGPELPNENPVALIAEQVPGIDAILFGHAHNEVPEKFVTNTATGAQVLTSEPSKWGQRLTRMDFTLTREKGRWKVVGKGSTMLNTNTVVEDPAVLAAVRGQHTKTVGYVNQVVAQSEVELSTVESRYKDTPILDFINHVQAEVVTAALAGTAYANLPVLSQASPFSRTAVFPAGDVRIRDVAGLYVFDNTLEAVVMTGAEVKAYLEYSAKYFVTVGVGAAVNPETISDPAVPDYNYDVISGLDYDIDISKPVGQRITRLVLPGTDTPVAADAQFVVAVNNYRRSGGGNFPGIVKTQVYNQQQEIRQLLIDWAQAKGVIRPADFSVPNWKLVREGVPVF, encoded by the coding sequence ATGACCTCCTCCTCCGGCGCCTCGCGCCGCCAGGTGCTGGCCGTCGCGGCCGCCGCCGCGACCGCCCCCCTGATCGCCGGCGCTCCCGCCGAGGCCAAGCCGAAGCCGCCGAAGACCTGGGACCTGACGGTCCTCGGCACCTCGGACACCCACGGCAACGTCTACAACTGGGACTACTACCGGGACGCCGAGTTCGACGACAGCAAGCACAACGACGTCGGCGTCGCGAAGCTGGCCACCCTGGTCAACCAGATCCGCGCGCAGCGCACGGGTAAGGCGACCCTCGTGCTGGACGCCGGCGACACCATCCAGGGCACCCCGCTGGCCACCTACTACGCCAAGCAGGAGCCGATCACCAGCACCGGTGAGACGCACCCGATGGCCAACGCCATGAACGTGCTGAAGTACGACGCCGTGACGCTGGGCAACCACGAGTTCAACTACGGCCTGCCGCTGCTCGCCACCTGGATCGGCCAGCTCGGCTTCCCCGCCCTGGCGGCGAACGCGATCAACGAGAAGACCGGCAAGCCGGCCTTCCTGCCGTACGTGATCAAGGAGGTCGACCTCGGCGGGCACGACGCGCCGAAGCTGAAGGTCGGCATCCTCGGCCTCACCAACCCGGGCGTGGCCATCTGGGACAAGGGCAACGTCGAGGGCAAGCTGGTCTTCGCCGACATGGTGGCCACCGCCGCCACGTGGGTGCCGGTGATGCGCGAGCGCGGCGCCGACCTGGTCATCATCTCCGCCCACGGCGGCGACAGCGGCACCTCCAGCTACGGCCCGGAGCTGCCGAACGAGAACCCGGTCGCGCTGATCGCCGAGCAGGTGCCGGGGATCGACGCGATCCTCTTCGGCCACGCCCACAACGAGGTGCCGGAGAAGTTCGTCACCAACACGGCCACCGGCGCGCAGGTGCTCACCTCGGAGCCGTCGAAGTGGGGCCAGCGGCTCACCCGGATGGACTTCACCCTGACCCGGGAGAAGGGCCGCTGGAAGGTCGTCGGCAAGGGCTCGACCATGTTGAACACCAACACCGTGGTCGAGGACCCGGCGGTGCTCGCGGCCGTCCGCGGCCAGCACACCAAGACCGTCGGGTACGTCAACCAGGTCGTGGCGCAGTCGGAGGTGGAGCTGTCCACCGTCGAGTCGCGGTACAAGGACACCCCGATCCTGGACTTCATCAACCACGTCCAGGCCGAGGTCGTCACCGCGGCCCTGGCCGGCACCGCGTACGCGAACCTGCCGGTGCTGTCGCAGGCGTCGCCGTTCAGCCGGACCGCGGTCTTCCCCGCCGGGGACGTGCGGATCCGCGACGTCGCCGGGCTGTACGTCTTCGACAACACCCTGGAGGCGGTCGTCATGACCGGCGCCGAGGTGAAGGCGTACCTGGAGTACTCCGCGAAGTACTTCGTCACCGTCGGAGTGGGCGCGGCGGTCAACCCGGAGACGATCAGCGACCCGGCCGTCCCGGACTACAACTACGACGTGATCTCCGGCCTCGACTACGACATCGACATCTCGAAGCCGGTCGGCCAGCGGATCACCCGCCTGGTCCTGCCGGGCACCGACACCCCGGTCGCCGCGGACGCCCAGTTCGTCGTCGCGGTCAACAACTACCGGCGCAGCGGTGGTGGCAACTTCCCGGGCATCGTGAAGACCCAGGTCTACAACCAGCAGCAGGAGATCCGCCAGCTGCTCATCGACTGGGCGCAGGCCAAGGGCGTCATCCGCCCGGCCGACTTCTCCGTGCCGAACTGGAAGCTGGTCCGCGAGGGCGTGCCGGTCTTCTGA
- a CDS encoding SDR family oxidoreductase translates to MSDDQYTQQDPTRQYGQRQGQPGQQQSAPGTEREMGPKPDHGEESYRGSDRLSGKRAVITGGDSGIGRAVAIAYAREGADVLISYLGEEEEADARETVRLVEQAGRKGVAVRCDVREEANCRSLIERALADLGGIDILVNNAAFQMSQDRGLLDISTEQFDRVVKTNVYAMFWLCKLAVPHLPEGSAIINTSSIQAFDPSPHLLDYATTKAAIANFTKALALNLAGQGIRVNAVAPGPVWTPLIPATMPEEKVKQFGTDTPMGRPGQPAELAPAYVFFASQESSYVTGEILGVTGGRPTK, encoded by the coding sequence GTGAGCGACGACCAGTACACCCAGCAGGACCCCACCCGCCAGTACGGTCAGCGGCAGGGCCAGCCCGGCCAGCAGCAGTCGGCGCCCGGCACGGAACGCGAGATGGGCCCGAAGCCGGACCACGGTGAGGAATCATACCGGGGCAGCGACCGGCTCAGCGGCAAGCGGGCGGTGATCACCGGCGGTGACTCGGGCATCGGCCGGGCGGTCGCCATCGCCTACGCCCGCGAGGGCGCCGACGTGCTGATCTCCTACCTCGGCGAGGAGGAGGAGGCGGACGCCCGGGAGACCGTGCGGCTCGTCGAGCAGGCCGGGCGCAAGGGCGTCGCCGTGCGGTGCGACGTGCGGGAGGAGGCGAACTGCCGGAGCCTGATCGAGCGAGCGCTGGCCGACCTCGGCGGCATCGACATCCTCGTCAACAACGCGGCCTTCCAGATGTCGCAGGACCGGGGCCTGCTCGACATCAGCACCGAGCAGTTCGACCGGGTCGTCAAGACCAACGTGTACGCCATGTTCTGGCTCTGCAAGCTGGCCGTGCCGCACCTGCCCGAGGGCTCGGCGATCATCAACACCTCCTCGATCCAGGCGTTCGACCCGTCGCCGCACCTGCTGGACTACGCCACCACCAAGGCGGCCATCGCCAACTTCACCAAGGCCCTCGCGCTGAACCTGGCCGGCCAGGGCATCCGGGTCAACGCCGTCGCGCCCGGCCCGGTCTGGACGCCCCTGATCCCGGCCACCATGCCCGAGGAGAAGGTGAAGCAGTTCGGCACCGACACGCCCATGGGTCGCCCCGGCCAGCCCGCCGAGCTGGCGCCCGCGTACGTCTTCTTCGCCTCCCAGGAATCCAGCTACGTGACCGGGGAGATCCTCGGCGTGACCGGCGGCCGGCCCACCAAGTGA
- a CDS encoding nucleotidyl transferase AbiEii/AbiGii toxin family protein, with protein MTHLHDFYREVARVALAAAGPHRFVLGGGVAWAAHGLVTRPTEDVDLFADVEGAAAAAAAGVRAALERAGYRVADADPGSELGELFDGYDRDLRDFVVSRDGRQIRLSLARLDRYRSPVVMDLGPVMDVRDLIANKTAALVNRREVRDYIDVSAALDRYAVAELLELARQVDPALDDDDVRAAGRYLDRVPDRRFARYGLDPGQVAEVRRRMAAWPR; from the coding sequence GTGACCCACCTGCACGACTTCTACCGGGAGGTGGCCCGGGTGGCCCTCGCGGCCGCCGGCCCGCACCGGTTCGTGCTGGGCGGCGGGGTGGCCTGGGCAGCGCACGGCCTGGTCACCCGGCCGACGGAGGACGTGGACCTGTTCGCCGACGTGGAGGGCGCGGCCGCCGCGGCCGCGGCCGGGGTGCGGGCCGCCCTGGAACGGGCCGGCTACCGGGTGGCCGACGCCGATCCGGGCAGCGAGCTGGGCGAGCTGTTCGATGGCTACGACCGGGACCTGCGGGACTTCGTGGTGAGCCGGGACGGCCGGCAGATCCGGCTCAGCCTGGCCCGGCTCGACCGGTACCGCAGCCCGGTGGTGATGGACCTGGGCCCGGTGATGGACGTCCGGGACCTCATCGCCAACAAGACCGCCGCGCTGGTCAACCGCCGGGAGGTCCGGGACTACATCGACGTGTCGGCCGCGCTGGACCGGTACGCGGTGGCCGAGCTGCTGGAGCTGGCCCGGCAGGTGGACCCCGCGCTGGACGACGACGACGTCCGGGCGGCCGGGCGCTACCTGGACCGGGTGCCGGACCGCCGGTTCGCCCGCTACGGCCTGGACCCCGGCCAGGTCGCCGAGGTCCGCCGCCGGATGGCCGCCTGGCCGCGCTGA
- the fdh gene encoding formate dehydrogenase — MGVKTFIQGWPVYRQLTGTDPLGRGAAAQSARSAALTARTETADSMARSVCPYCAVGCGQRVFVSDGQVTQIEGDPDSPISRGRLCPKGSASKSLVTSPLRQTKVRYRRPYGTEWEDLDLDVALDMIADRILAARDETWEDVDDQGRPLNRTLGISSLGGATLDNEENYLIKKLFTAMGALQIENQARIUHSATVPGLGTSFGRGGATDFQQDLVNADVIVIQGSNMAEAHPVGFQWVMEAKKRGAKVFHVDPRFTRTSALADTYLPIRAGTDIALLGGVVRYILDNELDFREYVLTYTNAATVVSERFADTEDLDGLFSGYNPETGSYDQTTWQYEGHESESAERGTGKERDSAAGLRHESHGMPVPAQTQRDETLQHPRCVYQILKRHFARYTPEMVARVCGIPEEKFLELARAWTENSGRERTGALVYSVGWTQHTVGVQYIRTGAIIQTLLGNMGRPGGGILALRGHASIQGSTDIPTLFNLLPGYLPMPHHADHPTFDEWVDSIRHPGQKGFWGNSRAFAASLLKAYWGDAATPENDFCYGYLPRMTGDHGTYQQVLNMIDGKIKGYFLLGQNPAVGSAHGRAQRLGMANLDWLVVRDLFMIESATFWRNSPEIATGEIVPEECRTEVFFLPAASHVEKEGTFTQTQRLLQWREKALDPPGDCRSELWFFYHLGRVLREKLAGSTKPRDRALLDLAWDYPTHGPDAEPSAEAVLKEINGYEVATGRLLGGFPEARDDGSTAVGCWIYTGVYADGVNQAARRKSRHEQDWVAAEWGWAWPANRRILYNRASADPEGRPWSERKKYVWWDADKGEWTGYDVPDFEKTKPPSYRPPEGAAGPAALAGDDPFVMQGDGKAWLYAPTGVLDGPLPTHYEPAESPMRNPLYGQQANPTRKVYEHPVNSVNPSPPEPHSQVFPYVFSVSRLTEHHTAGGMSRTVPRLAELQPEMFVEVSPELAAEVGLTHLGWAHLVSGRAVIEARVLVTDRLTPLRVDGRVIHQLWLPYHFGSEGLVTGDSANDLFGITLDPNVLIQESKVGTCDVRPGRRPTGPALLDLVADYQRRAGLTPGRKVPLVTTGTAGGDDAAGSTDERSADAARDRGGDA; from the coding sequence ATGGGGGTGAAGACCTTCATCCAGGGGTGGCCGGTCTACCGGCAGCTCACCGGCACCGACCCGCTCGGTCGGGGCGCCGCGGCGCAGTCGGCCCGCTCGGCGGCGCTGACCGCGCGCACCGAGACCGCCGACAGCATGGCCCGCTCGGTCTGCCCCTACTGCGCGGTGGGCTGCGGGCAGCGGGTCTTCGTCTCCGACGGGCAGGTCACCCAGATCGAGGGCGACCCGGACAGCCCGATCTCCCGCGGCCGGCTCTGCCCCAAGGGTTCGGCCAGCAAGAGCCTGGTGACCAGCCCGCTGCGGCAGACCAAGGTGCGCTACCGCCGGCCGTACGGCACGGAGTGGGAGGACCTGGATCTCGACGTCGCGCTCGACATGATCGCCGACCGGATCCTGGCCGCCCGCGACGAGACCTGGGAGGACGTCGACGACCAGGGCCGCCCGCTCAACCGGACGCTGGGCATCTCCAGCCTGGGCGGGGCGACGCTGGACAACGAGGAGAACTACCTCATCAAGAAGCTGTTCACGGCGATGGGGGCCCTCCAGATCGAGAACCAGGCCCGCATTTGACACTCCGCCACCGTCCCCGGTCTGGGGACCAGCTTCGGTCGCGGCGGCGCGACGGACTTCCAGCAGGACCTGGTCAACGCTGACGTCATCGTCATCCAGGGCTCCAACATGGCCGAGGCCCACCCGGTGGGCTTCCAGTGGGTGATGGAGGCCAAGAAGCGTGGCGCCAAGGTCTTCCACGTGGACCCCCGGTTCACCCGGACCAGCGCGCTCGCCGACACGTACCTGCCCATCCGGGCGGGCACCGACATCGCGCTGCTCGGCGGCGTGGTGCGGTACATCCTGGACAACGAGCTGGACTTCCGGGAGTACGTGCTGACGTACACCAACGCGGCCACCGTCGTCAGCGAGCGGTTCGCCGACACCGAGGACCTCGACGGGCTCTTCTCCGGCTACAACCCGGAGACCGGCTCGTACGACCAGACCACCTGGCAGTACGAGGGGCACGAGAGCGAGTCCGCGGAGCGGGGCACCGGCAAGGAGCGCGACAGCGCGGCCGGCCTGCGGCACGAGTCGCACGGCATGCCCGTGCCGGCGCAGACCCAACGCGACGAGACGTTGCAGCACCCGCGCTGCGTCTACCAGATCCTCAAGCGGCACTTCGCCCGCTACACGCCGGAGATGGTGGCCCGGGTCTGCGGCATCCCCGAGGAGAAGTTCCTGGAGCTGGCCCGTGCCTGGACGGAGAACTCCGGGCGGGAGCGGACCGGGGCTCTGGTCTACTCGGTGGGCTGGACCCAGCACACCGTCGGCGTGCAGTACATCCGCACCGGCGCCATCATCCAGACCCTGCTGGGCAACATGGGCCGGCCGGGCGGCGGCATCCTGGCGCTGCGCGGGCACGCCAGCATCCAGGGCTCCACCGACATCCCGACCCTGTTCAACCTGCTGCCCGGCTACCTGCCGATGCCGCACCACGCCGACCACCCGACCTTCGACGAGTGGGTGGACAGCATCCGGCACCCCGGCCAGAAGGGCTTCTGGGGCAACTCCCGGGCCTTCGCGGCGAGCCTGCTCAAGGCGTACTGGGGGGACGCGGCGACGCCGGAGAACGACTTCTGCTACGGCTACCTGCCCCGGATGACCGGCGACCACGGCACCTACCAGCAGGTGCTCAACATGATCGACGGCAAGATCAAGGGTTACTTCCTGCTCGGCCAGAACCCGGCGGTCGGCTCGGCGCACGGCCGCGCCCAGCGGCTCGGCATGGCCAACCTGGACTGGCTGGTCGTCCGCGACCTGTTCATGATCGAGAGCGCCACCTTCTGGCGGAACAGCCCGGAGATCGCCACCGGCGAGATCGTGCCGGAGGAGTGCCGCACCGAGGTGTTCTTCCTGCCCGCCGCGTCGCACGTGGAGAAGGAGGGCACCTTCACCCAGACCCAGCGGCTGCTCCAGTGGCGGGAGAAGGCCCTCGACCCGCCGGGCGACTGCCGCTCCGAGCTGTGGTTCTTCTACCACCTCGGCCGGGTGCTGCGGGAGAAGCTGGCCGGCTCCACCAAACCCCGCGACCGGGCGCTGCTCGACCTGGCCTGGGACTACCCGACGCACGGCCCGGACGCCGAGCCGAGCGCCGAGGCGGTGCTCAAGGAGATCAACGGCTACGAGGTGGCCACCGGCCGCCTGCTCGGCGGTTTCCCGGAGGCCAGGGACGACGGTTCCACCGCCGTCGGCTGCTGGATCTACACCGGTGTCTATGCCGACGGCGTCAACCAGGCGGCCCGCCGCAAGTCCCGGCACGAGCAGGACTGGGTGGCCGCCGAGTGGGGCTGGGCCTGGCCGGCCAACCGGCGCATCCTCTACAACCGCGCCTCGGCCGACCCGGAGGGCCGGCCGTGGAGCGAGCGCAAGAAGTACGTCTGGTGGGACGCCGACAAGGGCGAGTGGACTGGCTACGACGTGCCGGACTTCGAGAAGACCAAACCGCCGAGCTACCGGCCTCCGGAGGGTGCCGCGGGTCCGGCAGCCCTCGCCGGGGACGACCCGTTCGTCATGCAGGGCGACGGCAAGGCCTGGCTGTACGCGCCCACCGGCGTGCTCGACGGGCCGCTGCCGACGCACTACGAGCCGGCCGAGTCCCCGATGCGCAACCCGCTCTACGGGCAGCAGGCCAACCCGACCCGGAAGGTCTACGAGCACCCGGTGAACTCGGTCAACCCGAGCCCGCCCGAGCCGCACAGCCAGGTCTTCCCGTACGTGTTCTCGGTCAGCCGGCTCACCGAGCACCACACGGCCGGTGGGATGAGCCGGACCGTGCCGCGCCTGGCCGAGCTGCAACCGGAGATGTTCGTCGAGGTGTCCCCGGAGCTGGCCGCCGAGGTCGGGCTGACGCACCTCGGCTGGGCGCACCTGGTCAGCGGCCGCGCGGTGATCGAGGCGCGGGTCCTGGTCACCGACCGGCTCACCCCGCTGCGGGTCGACGGCCGGGTGATCCACCAGCTCTGGTTGCCGTACCACTTCGGCAGCGAGGGCCTGGTCACCGGCGACTCCGCCAACGACCTGTTCGGCATCACCCTGGACCCGAACGTGCTCATCCAGGAGAGCAAGGTGGGCACCTGCGACGTGCGGCCGGGCCGCCGGCCCACCGGGCCGGCCCTGCTCGACCTGGTCGCCGACTACCAGCGGCGGGCCGGGCTGACGCCGGGCCGGAAGGTGCCGCTGGTCACCACCGGCACGGCGGGCGGGGACGACGCCGCCGGCAGCACCGACGAGCGGTCCGCCGACGCGGCGCGGGACAGGGGCGGGGATGCCTGA